A stretch of Synechococcus sp. MIT S9220 DNA encodes these proteins:
- a CDS encoding DUF2656 family protein produces the protein MTVFIVSHNLQITSDSVPAISAQALADGLKGQSNAFDHAEALSHPHWLIRLESSLSPEDMGKELVQAWKKFRISSSHGSEHHWLALGGRKDSPGSAGSPLQDGSWGVDVVECTNPDQFLLGINWEALKSGRPSDAVFEIKA, from the coding sequence ATGACCGTTTTTATTGTCTCTCATAATCTTCAGATCACATCAGATAGTGTTCCTGCAATATCTGCTCAAGCGTTAGCTGATGGATTGAAGGGGCAATCAAATGCTTTTGATCATGCCGAAGCTTTAAGTCATCCGCATTGGCTGATTCGTTTAGAGTCTTCTTTATCACCTGAAGATATGGGCAAAGAGCTCGTTCAGGCATGGAAAAAATTTCGAATTTCTTCTTCTCACGGTTCCGAGCATCATTGGCTTGCTCTTGGAGGTCGTAAGGATTCTCCGGGATCAGCTGGTTCCCCACTGCAAGATGGATCTTGGGGAGTTGATGTCGTTGAATGTACCAATCCTGATCAATTTCTGCTTGGCATCAACTGGGAAGCACTGAAAAGTGGACGACCCAGCGATGCAGTCTTTGAAATCAAGGCCTAA
- a CDS encoding HEAT repeat domain-containing protein yields MNDFAETQLSQEEALDLANHLKEKLSAGLPIDADPDSIAIMVAGLGDPRGLLRRQISEGLGSIGKAAVPALCQAMRRSDQVTVRRAAAKTLTLIADRNSLPDLLTTFLTDTDSVVQGSTMGAMASMGKESIGAILSIVENVDSTEMQIGLANWALTIIGDRAPETLKGALTSDNARVRKAAISALASQIQSLNSQEDRDLLQKSLLDSCAEIRSEAVILLGNLEDSEWTLPLLSSALSDQESLVRKNTALSLMKLGCSSSIPNLQKQLESESDPVVRNVLQLAIDRLQQS; encoded by the coding sequence ATGAATGACTTCGCTGAAACACAGTTGAGTCAAGAAGAAGCCCTTGATCTTGCCAATCATCTCAAAGAAAAATTGAGTGCAGGATTGCCGATTGACGCTGATCCAGACTCCATCGCGATCATGGTAGCCGGGCTAGGGGATCCTCGAGGGCTGCTTCGCCGTCAAATTTCCGAGGGCTTGGGATCGATTGGGAAAGCAGCTGTTCCTGCTTTATGCCAGGCCATGCGACGCAGTGATCAGGTCACAGTGAGAAGAGCAGCTGCTAAAACTCTGACTTTGATTGCTGATCGGAATAGCCTGCCAGATCTACTGACGACTTTTCTGACCGATACAGATTCAGTGGTGCAAGGCTCAACCATGGGAGCGATGGCATCCATGGGAAAGGAATCAATCGGAGCAATTCTGAGCATCGTTGAAAATGTCGACAGCACAGAAATGCAAATTGGCCTAGCGAATTGGGCACTCACGATCATTGGTGATCGAGCCCCAGAAACCCTCAAAGGTGCATTGACCTCAGACAATGCCAGAGTTCGAAAAGCAGCAATATCAGCCCTTGCAAGTCAGATTCAATCCCTAAACTCCCAAGAGGATCGAGACCTGCTTCAAAAGTCTCTTCTGGATTCGTGCGCTGAAATTCGTTCTGAAGCGGTCATCCTGCTTGGAAATCTTGAGGATTCAGAATGGACATTACCTTTACTCTCCTCTGCTCTCTCAGATCAGGAGAGTTTGGTCAGAAAAAACACTGCTTTATCACTGATGAAGCTCGGCTGCAGTTCAAGTATTCCTAATCTTCAAAAACAACTCGAAAGCGAATCTGACCCAGTAGTCCGCAACGTTTTACAGCTTGCGATTGATCGACTCCAACAATCCTGA
- the cpeA gene encoding class 1 C-phycoerythrin subunit alpha, with product MKSVVTTVVTAADAAGRFPSQNDLEAVQGNIQRAAARLEAAEKLAAGLDAVTREAGDACFNKYAYLKQPGEAGDSQVKVDKCYRDLGHYLRLINYCLVVGGTGPLDEWGIAGAREVYRSLSLPTGPYVEALTYTRDRACAPRDMSPQALNEFKSYLDYVINALS from the coding sequence ATGAAGTCCGTCGTTACCACAGTTGTGACTGCTGCAGACGCAGCAGGTCGCTTCCCTTCCCAGAACGATCTTGAAGCCGTTCAGGGCAACATCCAACGTGCCGCTGCTCGCCTTGAAGCTGCTGAAAAGCTGGCTGCTGGTCTAGATGCCGTTACTCGTGAAGCCGGTGATGCCTGCTTCAACAAGTACGCCTATCTGAAGCAGCCTGGTGAGGCTGGTGATAGCCAGGTCAAGGTTGACAAGTGCTACCGCGATCTGGGCCACTATCTGCGCCTGATCAACTACTGCCTCGTTGTTGGCGGCACTGGTCCTCTGGATGAGTGGGGAATTGCTGGTGCCCGTGAGGTGTACCGCTCACTAAGCCTTCCTACAGGCCCCTACGTTGAAGCACTCACCTACACCCGTGACCGTGCTTGTGCTCCTCGTGACATGAGCCCTCAGGCTCTCAACGAGTTCAAGTCCTACCTGGATTATGTGATCAACGCTCTCTCCTGA